A genome region from Coffea arabica cultivar ET-39 chromosome 7e, Coffea Arabica ET-39 HiFi, whole genome shotgun sequence includes the following:
- the LOC113699004 gene encoding uncharacterized protein: MADIVKQILAKPIQLADQVTKAADEATSFKQDCAELKGKAEKLATLLRQAARSSSELYERPTRRIIIDTEQALDRALAHVLKCRGNGLVKRVFAIIPTAAFRKMSSQLENSIGDVSWLLRVSTPAEDRGDEYLGLPPIAANEPILCLIWEHIAILITGSLDDRSDAAASLVSLARDNDRYGKLIIEEGGVGPLLKLVKEGKLEGQENAARALGLLGRDPESVKDMIHAGVCSVFAKILKEGPMKVQAVVAWAVSELAAHHPDCQDLFAQNNIIRLLVSHLAFETVQEHSKYAIVSKATSIHQVVLASNNNSYAANNVAHKQVEDDEKSRLPHPLGDRQPYQMHSVVTTTMAMKDQLKQHQQKPSDGANQTSLAKSNGNGTVKQNHVNHHHQSSVPLSGVNNKGRELEDPDTKAYMKAMAARALWQLAKRNSPICRSITESRALLCFAILLEKGSEEVQYNSAMALTEITAVAELDAELRRAAFKPNSPACKAVIDQLLIIIEKADSDLLIPCIKSIGNLARTFRATETRMISPLVMLLDDREADISREACIALRKFACTDNYLHLDHSKAIISAGGVKHLIQLVYFGEHVQIYALELLSYIALHVPDHEELAQAEVLTVLEWASKQAFLNQDDYIESVLQEAKGRLELYQSRGSRGFH; this comes from the coding sequence ATGGCGGACATAGTGAAGCAGATCCTTGCAAAACCAATACAATTGGCCGACCAAGTGACCAAGGCGGCAGACGAGGCTACTTCTTTCAAGCAGGACTGTGCGGAGTTGAAAGGTAAAGCTGAGAAGCTGGCGACGCTGCTACGCCAAGCTGCACGCTCTAGCAGTGAACTCTATGAGCGGCCAACAAGGCGGATCATCATTGATACGGAACAGGCGTTGGACAGAGCTCTTGCACATGTGTTGAAATGCCGTGGGAATGGTCTTGTGAAAAGGGTTTTCGCCATCATCCCCACCGCCGCATTTAGGAAGATGTCTTCTCAACTTGAGAATTCGATTGGTGATGTTTCTTGGCTTCTCCGGGTTTCCACCCCGGCCGAGGACAGGGGTGACGAGTACTTGGGGCTTCCGCCTATTGCCGCGAATGAGCCTATTTTGTGCCTTATTTGGGAGCATATCGCGATTTTGATTACTGGATCCTTGGATGATCGATCGGATGCTGCGGCTTCACTGGTTTCTTTGGCTCGAGATAATGACCGGTACGGGAAATTGATAATTGAGGAAGGTGGGGTTGGGCCCTTGTTGAAGCTAGTCAAAGAAGGGAAGCTCGAGGGTCAGGAGAATGCTGCTAGAGCACTTGGGCTTCTGGGACGCGACCCTGAAAGCGTCAAAGACATGATACATGCTGGTGTTTGCTCGGTGTTTGCGAAAATCCTCAAAGAAGGCCCGATGAAAGTTCAGGCGGTGGTGGCCTGGGCGGTGTCAGAGCTAGCAGCTCATCACCCAGATTGCCAGGATCTTTTCGCCCAAAATAATATCATAAGGTTGCTTGTGAGCCATCTTGCGTTTGAGACCGTGCAAGAACATAGCAAGTATGCAATTGTTAGCAAGGCTACTTCGATCCATCAAGTTGTTTTGGCGAGTAACAATAACTCGTATGCTGCTAATAATGTTGCCCATAAGCAGGTTGAGGATGATGAAAAGAGCAGGCTTCCGCACCCTCTGGGGGATAGACAGCCCTATCAGATGCATAGTGTGGTTACTACTACCATGGCTATGAAGGATCAGCTTAAACAACACCAGCAAAAGCCGAGCGACGGAGCAAACCAGACGAGTCTTGCCAAGAGCAATGGGAATGGGACTGTGAAGCAGAATCATgtgaatcatcatcatcagtCAAGTGTTCCTCTGTCCGGCGTGAATAATAAAGGGAGGGAGTTGGAGGACCCTGATACTAAGGCTTATATGAAGGCAATGGCTGCGAGGGCACTCTGGCAACTTGCCAAGCGTAATTCTCCCATTTGCCGCAGCATCACTGAATCAAGAGCTCTATTGTGCTTTGCAATCCTCTTAGAGAAAGGCTCTGAAGAGGTCCAGTACAATTCTGCGATGGCATTGACGGAGATTACCGCCGTAGCCGAGCTGGACGCAGAACTGAGAAGAGCAGCATTCAAGCCTAATTCACCTGCCTGCAAAGCTGTCATTGATCAATTGCTGATAATTATCGAGAAGGCTGATTCAGACCTGCTCATTCCCTGCATCAAGTCTATTGGGAATTTGGCTAGGACTTTTCGGGCAACAGAAACAAGAATGATATCCCCATTAGTAATGCTGCTTGATGATAGAGAAGCTGATATCTCCAGGGAAGCTTGCATTGCCTTGAGAAAGTTTGCTTGCACGGATAACTACTTGCACCTGGATCACTCCAAGGCTATAATAAGCGCAGGAGGGGTAAAGCACCTAATTCAACTCGTCTACTTTGGCGAACATGTTCAGATTTATGCATTGGAACTTCTGTCCTACATTGCATTACACGTCCCAGACCATGAAGAACTTGCCCAGGCTGAGGTGCTTACAGTGCTCGAGTGGGCATCCAAGCAGGCATTCCTGAACCAAGATGACTATATAGAGAGTGTGTTGCAAGAGGCCAAGGGTAGGTTGGAGCTCTATCAATCCAGAGGCTCAAGAGGATTCCATTAG
- the LOC113698303 gene encoding ferredoxin--NADP reductase, leaf-type isozyme, chloroplastic produces the protein MATAVTAAVSLPSSKTSASLSSKTSIISPERINFVKVPLYHRNVSIGRKLVSIRAQVTTEAPAKVQKVSKKQEEGVVTNKYKPKDPYIGRCLLNTKITGDDAPGETWHMVFTTEGELPYREGQSIGVIADGVDKNGRPHKLRLYSIGSSALGDFGDSKTVSLCVKRLVYTNDQAEIVKGVCSNFLCDLKPGAEVKITGPVGKEMLMPKDPNATVVMLATGTGIAPFRGFLWKMFFEKHDDYKFNGLAWLFLGVPTSSSLLYKEEFEKMKEKHPDNFRLDFAVSREQTNEKGEKMYIQTRMAQYAEELWELLKKDNTFVYMCGLKGMEKGIDDIMASLAAKDGIDWAEYKKQLKKGEQWNVEVY, from the exons ATGGCTACTGCAGTCACTGCTGCAGTGTCACTTCCATCCTCCAAAACTTCTGCTTCTCTTTCATCCAAAACATCAATTATCTCACCAGAAAGAATCAATTTCGTTAAG GTTCCTCTGTACCATAGAAATGTGTCTATAGGCAGGAAATTGGTTTCAATCAGAGCTCAGGTCACCACTGAGGCCCCTGCGAAAGTACAGAAGGTTTCCAAGAAACAGGAAGAAGGTGTTGTGACAAACAAGTACAAACCAAAGGATCCATATATTGGCAGATGCCTCCTTAACACTAAGATCACTGGTGATGATGCGCCTGGAGAGACTTGGCACATGGTCTTCACCACTGAGG GGGAACTCCCTTACAGGGAAGGTCAATCAATTGGGGTTATAGCAGATGGAGTTGACAAGAATGGAAGGCCTCACAAGCTGAGGTTGTACTCAATTGGTAGCAGTGCTCTTGGTGACTTCGGGGATTCCAAAACT GTATCTCTTTGTGTCAAGCGGCTTGTCTATACAAATGACCAAGCGGAAATTGTTAAAGGAGTTTGCTCAAACTTCTTGT GCGATCTGAAGCCTGGAGCTGAAGTAAAAATCACTGGACCTGTCGGGAAAGAAATGCTAATGCCAAAAGATCCAAATGCTACCGTTGTTATG CTTGCCACTGGAACAGGAATTGCTCCTTTCCGTGGATTCTTATGGAAAATGTTCTTTGAGAAGCACGACGATTACAAG TTCAACGGATTGGCATGGCTTTTCTTGGGTGTTCCCACCAGCAGCTCATTGCTATACAAAGAG GAATTCGAGAAGATGAAGGAAAAGCATCCAGACAACTTTCGACTAGACTTTGCAGTGAGCAGAGAGCAAACCAACGAGAAAGGTGAGAAGATGTATATCCAAACCAGGATGGCTCAATATGCAGAAGAGTTGTGGGAATTGCTCAAGAAAGACAACACCTTCGTATACATGTGCGGGCTCAAAGGCATGGAAAAGGGAATTGATGACATTATGGCGTCATTGGCTGCTAAAGATG GGATCGATTGGGCTGAGTATAAAAAGCAGTTGAAGAAGGGCGAGCAATGGAATGTGGAAGTCTACTAA
- the LOC113701291 gene encoding uncharacterized protein: MAEENARSRGVVVKFRDDKGFGFIKPDDSSEHLFVHQSEIRSDGYRTLREGQLVEFSVILEANKTKAVNVTGPNGAPVDNSRGGRGGGGSRGGYGFSDGGYNRRNGNGYGFRGAAGGGGGGGGECYNCGRAGHLARDCDRMPSSGGGGGECYTCGRIGHLARDCDRSAGNGGSGGGGGCFKCGDYGHLARDCSRSGGGRGGVGSGGGGGGSCFRCGEQGHMARDCTSGGGGSSGGGYSRFTIGGSKCYNCGETGHFARECTNTA, encoded by the coding sequence ATGGCGGAGGAGAATGCTAGGTCGAGGGGGGTGGTGGTGAAGTTTCGGGATGACAAGGGTTTCGGCTTCATCAAGCCCGACGATAGCAGCGAGCATCTCTTCGTTCATCAATCTGAGATCAGATCTGACGGCTATCGTACCCTTAGGGAGGGTCAGCTTGTCGAGTTTTCGGTCATATTAGAGGCCAATAAGACCAAGGCCGTTAATGTCACTGGCCCTAATGGAGCCCCTGTTGATAACTCCCGTGGTGGCCGCGGCGGCGGCGGAAGCCGCGGTGGCTATGGGTTTTCCGACGGCGGGTATAACAGGAGGAATGGGAATGGTTATGGGTTTCGCGGAGCCgccggcggcggcggcggcggcggcggggAGTGTTATAATTGTGGAAGGGCTGGGCATTTAGCTAGGGATTGTGATAGGATGCCCTCCTCTGGTGGCGGCGGTGGAGAGTGTTATACCTGCGGCAGGATTGGGCATTTGGCTAGGGATTGTGATAGGAGTGCTGGAAATGGTGGCAGCGGCGGCGGGGGAGGCTGTTTTAAATGTGGCGATTATGGACATTTGGCTAGGGATTGTTCACGCAGTGGTGGAGGTCGTGGTGGAGTTggtagtggtggtggtggtggcggtTCGTGCTTTAGGTGTGGGGAGCAGGGGCATATGGCAAGGGACTGTACCAGTGGCGGTGGAGGTAGCAGTGGCGGCGGTTACTCGAGGTTTACTATTGGTGGAAGCAAGTGCTACAACTGCGGGGAGACGGGTCACTTTGCAAGGGAATGCACTAACACcgcatga
- the LOC113698676 gene encoding pathogenesis-related thaumatin-like protein 3.5: protein MAMARLHPSFSLLAFCFLCSVAGVFSATFTLVNQCSYTVWPGILSGAGTPQLSTTGFPLNPGQSTSVSVPAGWSGRLWGRTLCSQDPTTGKFTCITGDCGSGTLECAGGAAPPATLAEFTLNGAGGLDFYDVSLVDGYNLPMLVVPQGGSGGNCTTAGCVSDLNGGCPSELKVMSSSGSVACKSACEAFGDPQYCCSGAYGNPQTCQPTSYSEYFKSACPRAYSYAYDDGTSTFTCASADYIISFCPTPAASKKSAGSETAGAGGVSLFTSGSDSLILGRRWRLIITSFAITLLLLLLVTLRHF from the exons ATGGCTATGGCTAGACTTCATCCCTCCTTTTCACTCCTCGCATTTTGCTTCCTTTGTTCCGTTGCAG GTGTGTTTTCTGCGACGTTTACGTTAGTGAACCAGTGCAGCTACACCGTTTGGCCCGGGATATTATCCGGCGCGGGAACTCCTCAACTCTCCACCACCGGTTTCCCGCTAAACCCGGGACAATCAACTTCCGTTTCCGTCCCCGCAGGATGGTCAGGCCGCTTATGGGGCCGGACGCTTTGCAGTCAAGACCCCACCACGGGGAAGTTTACCTGCATCACGGGGGATTGCGGGTCCGGGACTTTAGAATGCGCAGGAGGAGCAGCTCCGCCGGCTACTCTGGCCGAGTTTACTCTGAATGGGGCTGGTGGGCTCGACTTCTATGACGTCAGCCTCGTGGACGGATACAATCTGCCCATGCTGGTGGTCCCACAAGGTGGGTCCGGAGGAAACTGTACGACCGCGGGCTGCGTCAGTGATCTCAACGGCGGGTGTCCGTCGGAGCTGAAGGTGATGAGCAGCAGCGGCAGCGTGGCCTGCAAAAGCGCATGTGAGGCGTTCGGAGATCCTCAGTACTGCTGCAGCGGCGCGTACGGGAATCCTCAGACTTGCCAGCCAACTTCTTATTCAGAGTATTTCAAGAGTGCGTGTCCGCGCGCTTACAGCTACGCCTACGATGACGGGACCAGCACTTTCACTTGTGCTTCCGCCGATTACATCATCAGTTTTTGCCCAACTCCAGCTGCCAG CAAGAAGTCAGCTGGATCTGAGACTGCCGGGGCAGGCGGCGTTTCATTGTTCACAAGCGGCAGTGATTCTTTAATCTTGGGTCGGCGATGGCGGCTGATCATAACCAGTTTTGCTATCACTCtcttgctgctgctgctggttACCCTTCGGCACTTTTAA
- the LOC113701135 gene encoding SWR1 complex subunit 6-like has protein sequence MEEDGSNSIRRMSTRSRKIAPKMAAALASSDNRTQAILARLDALENDNAATEAVQQIDDDDEVSLDDDDDQVYQKKQSKSTKRKTRQAKALENAKKASRTFLELLHEANLESLPPHVPSYLRAAVGPPSSSSSRHFCTVCGFTANYTCVQCGMRFCSIRCQTIHNDTRCLKFVQ, from the exons ATGGAGGAAGATGGGTcgaattcaattcgaaggaTGTCTACTCGGTCCCGCAAGATTGCTCCCAAAATGGCGGCTGCACTTGCCAGCTCCGATAATCGAACTCAG GCGATACTAGCTCGGCTGGATGCTTTGGAAAATGACAATGCTGCAACGGAGGCAGTACAGCaaattgatgatgatgatgaagttTCTCTTGATGACGATGATGACCAAG TTTATCAAAAGAAACAGTCTAAGAGTACGAAACGGAAAACTCGTCAGGCTAAAGCGTTAGAGAATGCTAAAAAGGCCTCGAGAACGTTTCTTGAGCTCTTGCACGAG GCAAACCTGGAATCCTTGCCGCCTCACGTGCCCTCGTATTTGAGAGCTGCAGTTGGACCTCCAAGTTCCTCTTCAAGCCGTCATTTTTGCACTGTCTGTGGATTCACAGCGAATTATACATGTGTACAATGTGGGATGCGATTTTGTTCTATTCGATGCCAAACTATTCACAATGATACTCGTTGCTTGAAATTTGTCCAATGA
- the LOC113701029 gene encoding thaumatin-like protein 1: protein MGASSTVILSLFVLCVCKSKGVSGATITFVNKCEQTVWPGILGNPGLGSTGFELQKAASRSLQAPTGWSGRFWGRTGCTFDGSGQGSCATGDCGSGKIECDGAGASTPATLAEFTLGSGTQDFYDVSLVDGYNLPMLVEGSGGSGSCASTGCTEDLNSKCPNELKIEGGGACRSACDAFGTPEYCCKGQYASPSTCSPSVYSQIFKSACPKSYSYAYDDSTSTFTCTGADYTVTFCPTSPSSQKASKPEGSAADGSGSGSASGSASGSGPVQESMLADGSWLANLATGDSIRRHHPFGAAQFWVLVLTVMSSIASWMQL from the exons ATGGGTGCCTCCTCCACCGTGATTCTGAGCCTTTTCGTGCTCTGCGTCTGTAAGAGCAAAG GAGTCTCAGGGGCCACAATTACTTTTGTGAACAAGTGTGAGCAAACGGTATGGCCCGGAATTTTAGGGAATCCAGGACTGGGCAGCACGGGATTCGAGCTCCAAAAGGCTGCATCACGCTCACTCCAGGCTCCAACAGGCTGGTCGGGTCGATTCTGGGGCAGGACCGGGTGCACGTTTGACGGGTCGGGTCAAGGGTCGTGCGCCACGGGAGACTGCGGGTCGGGCAAAATTGAATGCGACGGCGCCGGAGCGAGCACCCCAGCAACCCTGGCGGAGTTCACGCTTGGGTCGGGGACTCAGGACTTCTATGACGTCAGCCTAGTAGACGGGTACAATTTGCCCATGCTCGTCGAAGGGAGTGGCGGGTCGGGCTCCTGTGCCTCCACGGGTTGCACCGAAGACTTGAACTCGAAGTGCCCGAATGAGCTTAAAATTGAAGGTGGCGGCGCGTGCCGGAGCGCTTGCGACGCTTTTGGGACCCCGGAGTACTGCTGCAAGGGCCAGTACGCTTCGCCTTCCACGTGTTCCCCGTCGGTGTACTCGCAGATATTCAAGTCGGCGTGCCCGAAATCGTATAGCTACGCTTACGATGATTCCACCAGCACATTCACGTGCACCGGCGCCGATTACACCGTCACGTTTTGCCCCACTTCCCCTTCAAG CCAGAAAGCTTCGAAGCCAGAGGGGAGTGCAGCGGACGGATCTGGATCCGGGTCAGCATCAGGGTCGGCTTCGGGTTCAGGTCCAGTGCAGGAGTCCATGCTGGCAGATGGGTCATGGCTAGCAAATTTGGCCACTGGGGATTCAATCAGAAGGCACCACCCTTTCGGGGCTGCCCAGTTCTGGGTACTGGTGTTGACGGTCATGTCATCAATAGCATCGTGGATGCAATTATAG
- the LOC113701855 gene encoding calmodulin-lysine N-methyltransferase, whose amino-acid sequence MEANTTADKISEPNASSLRWGILRRALLRRHSSSPDEQSELDQNRVSRKASRGFNLIAYHVIDDPSEEKSDTSTSKNQFGSSRVACFSYKLPIHHNSLNILLYQRVDADGANLNDFEVCNRHNIDNTGLVCQWPSEDVLAYYCLSNADKFRCKKVIELGSGYGLAGLVIAAVTQATEVIISDGNPQVFNYIQRSIDANSGAFGDSIVKPMVLHWNHDKLEDFSNSFDIIVASDCTFFREFHKDLARTIRTLLRKEKPSEAILFSPRRGDSLDKFLLEIEDSGLHYNIIEMYDSEVWRRHQKFVEGDDSWPNYEKDHCYPLLVNITQ is encoded by the exons ATGGAAGCCAATACTACTGCCGACAAAATCTCAGAGCCAAATGCTTCGTCCCTGCGATGGGGAATCCTTCGTCGAGCCCTCCTGCGCAGACATTCATCTTCACCAG ATGAGCAATCAGAACTGGATCAAAACCGGGTATCCAGAAAGGCGAGTCGCGGGTTCAATTTGATTGCTTACCATGTTATAGATGACCCATCCGAAGAAAAGTCGGATACTTCAACCTCAAAAAATCAATTCGGCAGCTCAAGAGTTGCTTGCTTTTCTTATAAATTGCCTATTCATCATAATTCTCTCAACATTCTTCTATA TCAGAGAGTGGATGCTGATGGTGCTAATCTAAatgattttgaagtgtgtaataGACACAATATTGACAACACAGGACTTGTTT GTCAGTGGCCATCAGAAGATGTCCTTGCTTACTATTGCTTGTCAAATGCTGATAAGTTCAG GTGTAAGAAAGTAATAGAACTGGGATCAGGTTATGGCTTAGCTGGCTTAGTTATTGCTGCGGTGACACAAGCGACAGAAGTCATCATATCAGATGGAAACCCTCAAGTTTTCAATT ATATCCAGCGTAGTATTGATGCCAATTCCGGTGCATTTGGTGATTCAATCGTGAAACCAATGGTGCTGCACTGGAATCATGACAAGCTGGAAGACTTTTCCAACAGCTTTGACATTATTGTGGCGAGTGACTG CACTTTTTTCAGAGAATTCCACAAAGATCTTGCTCGAACTATCAGAACCTTGTTAAGAAAAGAGAAGCCTTCTGAAGCCATACTTTTCAGCCCCAGAAGAGGTGATTCGCTGGACAAGTTTCTACTGGAAATAGAGGATAGTGGCTTGCATTATAACATTATTGAGATGTATGATTCAGAAGTTTGGAGGCGTCATCAGAAAtttgtggaaggtgatgactcCTGGCCCAACTATGAGAAGGATCATTGCTATCCTCTTTTGGTCAATATAACTCAGTGA
- the LOC140011019 gene encoding uncharacterized protein: MCSKIILVLMVIFIVTTGGETCHPNDLKALTDFKAGIRYDTSFRLEKWNGSTDCCKWEGILCDNSTGRVIELNLPGLLTLYDAPAQTVMDGQLSPSIALLSSLEILDLGEVLELKGQIPPLIGNLTKLRKLLLDTNKLSGPIPDSIGKLPKLEELCLKENYFSGSLPFSLGSLRSLKSLDLSSNKFSGSIPDSMENLTDLESLTLQENFLTGHIPNNIGNLRALKELDLSNNFLTGGIPFSMNKLNSISSIFLGNNQLEGEIPFPSSPGQMSSLAFLRLNDNHLTGRLPLFFGHLKSLQRVILDNNQIEGPIHSNFSDLKALTMLYLSRNRFSGKLPRTIGLLSQLQFLDLSYNMIQGPLPLEMSTLTNLQLLDLSFNHLNLSSIPTWLVELPSLFQLHLAGCGIQGEIPGYLERPASILQELDLSDNHITGSIPAWIGSFTSLYLLNLSQNSLASKIPDTVTKLGRLGVLDLHSNRLWGPLNLVFQMQSSGGLTYIDLSDNSFSNDIEQADMGTQQGIQYLNLSHNFLHGKVPTSVGKLQSLQTLDLSYNRFDSVLPESLANASILVNLELQNNLFTGRIPDGFLKLTKLKELNLSDNLLSGQIPFGEPLINFPKSSYSGNRGLCGKPLATCSPHTVYPYIT, translated from the coding sequence ATGTGTTCCAAGATAATTTTAGTCCTGATGGTGATTTTCATTGTAACTACTGGTGGTGAAACTTGCCACCCCAATGACCTCAAGGCCTTGACTGATTTCAAGGCTGGGATCCGCTATGATACTTCATTCAGGCTAGAGAAATGGAATGGGAGTACTGATTGCTGCAAATGGGAAGGCATTTTGTGTGACAATAGCACTGGTAGAGTCATAGAATTGAATCTTCCAGGTCTCCTCACCTTGTATGATGCTCCAGCACAAACAGTCATGGACGGCCAGCTATCTCCTTCCATTGCACTTCTGAGCtctctggaaattcttgatctTGGCGAAGTTCTTGAGCTCAAAGGGCAGATTCCTCCGCTGATAGGAAATCTCACAAAGCTCCGAAAGCTGTTGCTTGACACCAACAAGCTTAGTGGTCCAATACCAGATAGCATTGGTAAGCTACCTAAACTTGAAGAATTGTGTCTGAAAGAGAACTACTTTTCTGGTTCTCTTCCTTTCAGCCTCGGAAGTCTCAGGAGTCTTAAAAGCCTCGATCTTAGCTCGAACAAATTTTCTGGTTCTATACCTGATTCTATGGAAAATTTGACAGATTTGGAGAGCTTGACTCTTCAGGAAAACTTCCTAACTGGtcatattccaaataatattggTAACTTGCGGGCTCTCAAAGAGCTTGATCTATCAAACAACTTCTTGACTGGGGGAATTCCTTTCTCCATGAACAAGCTAAATTCCATTTCAAGCATCTTCCTTGGCAACAACCAGCTTGAGGGAGAGATACCATTTCCTTCAAGCCCCGGTCAGATGTCTTCCCTCGCCTTTCTACGCCTAAATGACAATCATCTGACGGGCAGGCTACCTTTGTTTTTTGGGCACCTGAAATCACTTCAAAGAGTCATTCTTGACAATAATCAGATTGAGGGGCCTATCCATTCCAATTTTAGCGATTTAAAAGCATTGACAATGTTGTATCTCAGCAGAAACAGGTTCTCTGGTAAACTACCAAGAACTATTGGACTGCTCTCTCAGCTTCAGTTTCTGGATCTCTCTTACAACATGATTCAAGGACCACTTCCTTTGGAGATGTCTACTCTCACAAATCTTCAACTACTTGACCTGTCATTCAACCATTTGAATTTGTCATCCATCCCAACTTGGCTTGTGGAGTTGCCATCACTGTTTCAGCTTCACTTGGCTGGATGTGGAATACAGGGTGAAATTCCTGGATACTTGGAAAGACCTGCAAGCATATTGCAAGAATTGGACTTATCAGATAACCATATTACTGGGAGCATACCTGCATGGATTGGGAGCTTCACTAGTCTTTACCTTTTGAATCTCTCCCAAAATTCCCTTGCTTCCAAGATTCCCGATACAGTTACCAAGCTTGGACGCTTAGGGGTGCTGGATCTTCACTCAAATAGGTTATGGGGTCCTCTAAATCTGGTATTTCAAATGCAAAGCAGTGGAGGATTGACTTATATTGATCTTTCTGATAACAGCTTCTCAAATGATATTGAGCAGGCTGACATGGGAACGCAACAGGGGATTCAGTACCTCAATTTATCACATAACTTTCTCCATGGTAAAGTGCCAACAAGTGTCGGAAAACTGCAATCGCTGCAGACTTTGGATTTGAGTTATAATCGGTTTGACTCTGTCCTGCCAGAATCATTAGCAAATGCaagcattttggtgaatctagAGCTGCAGAATAATCTGTTTACAGGCAGAATACCAGATGGGTTTTTGAAATTGACAAAACTCAAAGAGTTGAACCTATCAGATAATCTTCTTTCTGGACAAATTCCTTTTGGTGAGCCTCTAATTAATTTTCCAAAGAGCTCTTATTCTGGAAATAGAGGACTTTGTGGCAAACCCCTTGCTACCTGTAGCCCACACACTGTGTATCCGTATATTACTTAG